From the genome of Phytohabitans rumicis, one region includes:
- a CDS encoding carbohydrate ABC transporter permease, producing the protein MAVTTANQPSVHASQAPGASVKRRRPRRGQQREGVAGYVFLSPWLIGLMVVTAVPMLLSLYISFTNYDILSPWSEVEWVGLANYERMFTADPSYWRSVTVTISFALIAVPLKLAVALGVALLLNKAWRGVGLFRGLFYLPSLIGGSVALAIVWVNMFNRDGAVNGFLRLFGIEGKPWVNDPTYALETLMVLAIWQFGAPMVIFLAGLKQVPTELYEAASVDGAGWFRKFRSVTLPMLSPVIFFNLVLETINGFQGFTAAFVLSNGTGGPVDSTLMYTLNLYIKGFTEYEMGYASAMAWVFLVAIGIITAVFFSTGRFWVHYSDGDR; encoded by the coding sequence GTGGCGGTGACCACGGCCAACCAGCCGTCGGTGCACGCGAGCCAGGCCCCCGGGGCCTCCGTCAAGCGACGGAGGCCCCGGCGCGGCCAGCAGCGCGAAGGTGTGGCGGGATACGTCTTCCTGTCGCCGTGGCTCATCGGCCTCATGGTCGTCACCGCGGTACCGATGCTCCTGTCGCTCTACATCAGCTTCACCAACTACGACATCCTCAGCCCGTGGAGCGAGGTCGAGTGGGTCGGGTTGGCCAACTACGAACGGATGTTCACGGCCGACCCGTCGTACTGGCGCTCGGTCACGGTGACGATCTCGTTCGCGCTGATCGCGGTGCCGCTCAAGCTCGCGGTCGCGCTCGGCGTCGCCCTGCTGCTCAACAAGGCGTGGCGCGGCGTGGGCCTGTTCCGCGGCCTGTTCTACCTGCCGTCGCTGATCGGTGGCAGCGTGGCGCTCGCGATCGTCTGGGTCAACATGTTCAACCGGGACGGGGCGGTCAACGGCTTCCTGCGCCTGTTCGGCATCGAGGGCAAGCCCTGGGTGAACGACCCGACCTATGCGCTGGAGACGCTGATGGTCCTGGCCATCTGGCAGTTCGGGGCGCCGATGGTCATCTTCCTGGCGGGCCTCAAGCAGGTGCCCACCGAGCTGTACGAGGCGGCGTCGGTCGACGGCGCCGGGTGGTTCCGCAAATTCCGCTCCGTCACGCTGCCGATGCTGTCCCCGGTCATCTTCTTCAACCTGGTGCTGGAGACGATCAACGGGTTCCAGGGGTTCACCGCGGCCTTCGTGCTGAGCAACGGCACCGGCGGGCCGGTCGACTCCACGCTGATGTACACGCTGAACCTCTACATCAAGGGCTTCACCGAGTACGAGATGGGATACGCCTCCGCCATGGCCTGGGTCTTCCTGGTCGCCATCGGCATCATCACCGCCGTCTTCTTCAGCACCGGCCGGTTCTGGGTGCACTACTCGGATGGGGATCGCTGA
- a CDS encoding ABC transporter substrate-binding protein — protein MHPTMRTPRRRLLRGLAVAAMALPIALGAAACGDDESGGSTDPNAPVKLSVFYWGSEARAKLTEEALNAYKAKHSNVEFEVTWQANQGYADKLATLAAGGDVPDLFALDDNMLADFATRNVTADLTEAKSSGKIDTSKFPPSLVEYGTVDGKFVGVAAGENTPGLVYNKTLVTKNGLPEPQTGWTWDQFIDWAAQVTTKTKVPGTMDPSADYKAFWVWLRQQGKDLYNGKQLGFTAEDLTKWFTLWKGARDKKATPTADVIHEGNVTDISKQLVVTGKAATSWVWANQMPELKKNTKDELGVVAYPGDPSGQWARAAMYWSVARSSEKKDTAIDVINFLVNDQAAVNILGTDRGLPSNLDLRTKFAETVTDPNMKLSIQLENDLASKFGKAPQVPPKGHSTFRSELVKAAENVQFGRATPEKAAADLIALVQPKLG, from the coding sequence ATGCACCCCACAATGCGTACCCCTAGACGACGCCTGCTCCGCGGCCTCGCCGTGGCCGCGATGGCGCTGCCGATCGCGCTCGGCGCCGCGGCGTGCGGCGACGACGAAAGCGGCGGCAGCACCGACCCGAACGCCCCGGTCAAGCTGTCCGTCTTCTACTGGGGCAGCGAGGCGCGCGCCAAGCTGACCGAGGAAGCGCTCAACGCGTACAAGGCCAAGCACTCCAATGTGGAGTTCGAGGTGACCTGGCAGGCAAACCAGGGGTACGCCGACAAGCTCGCCACGCTCGCCGCGGGCGGCGACGTGCCGGACCTGTTCGCGCTCGACGACAACATGCTCGCCGACTTCGCGACCCGCAACGTGACGGCCGACCTGACCGAGGCGAAGAGCAGCGGCAAGATCGACACGTCGAAGTTCCCGCCCAGCCTGGTCGAGTACGGCACGGTCGACGGCAAGTTCGTCGGCGTCGCGGCCGGCGAGAACACCCCGGGCCTGGTCTACAACAAGACGCTGGTCACCAAGAACGGGCTGCCCGAGCCGCAGACCGGCTGGACCTGGGACCAGTTCATCGACTGGGCCGCGCAGGTCACCACGAAGACCAAGGTGCCCGGCACGATGGACCCCAGCGCGGACTACAAGGCGTTCTGGGTGTGGCTGCGCCAGCAGGGCAAGGACCTCTACAACGGCAAGCAGCTCGGCTTCACCGCCGAGGACCTGACCAAGTGGTTCACCCTGTGGAAGGGCGCCCGGGACAAGAAGGCGACCCCCACCGCGGACGTCATCCACGAGGGCAACGTCACCGACATCAGCAAGCAGCTCGTGGTCACCGGCAAGGCCGCCACCTCGTGGGTGTGGGCCAACCAGATGCCGGAACTGAAGAAGAACACCAAGGACGAGCTGGGTGTCGTGGCGTACCCGGGCGACCCGAGCGGCCAGTGGGCGCGTGCCGCCATGTACTGGAGCGTGGCGCGCAGCAGCGAAAAGAAGGACACCGCGATCGATGTGATCAACTTCCTGGTCAACGACCAGGCGGCGGTCAACATCCTCGGCACCGACCGCGGCCTGCCGTCCAACCTGGACCTGCGCACCAAGTTCGCGGAGACGGTTACCGACCCGAACATGAAGCTCTCCATCCAGCTGGAGAACGACCTGGCGTCGAAGTTCGGCAAGGCCCCGCAGGTCCCGCCGAAGGGTCACAGCACGTTCCGGTCCGAGTTGGTGAAGGCGGCGGAGAACGTCCAGTTCGGACGCGCGACGCCGGAGAAGGCGGCGGCGGACCTGATCGCCCTGGTCCAGCCGAAGCTCGGCTAA